Proteins encoded in a region of the Poecile atricapillus isolate bPoeAtr1 chromosome 26, bPoeAtr1.hap1, whole genome shotgun sequence genome:
- the LOC131588557 gene encoding class I histocompatibility antigen, F10 alpha chain-like, translating into MGPALPLGLLLGLQGILGDPGGPTRVLHSLRYLSVAVSEPSPGVPQFMELGLVDGIPFTRYDSERGRKVPLTRWMEEGAEPGYWESQTQICQVNQHVRVEDLKTLRHRYNQSGGLHTIQLLSGCDLLSDGSVRGSERFGYDGRDFISFELGSKSFVAADDAAEITRRRWEDENVAEGRENSLKHVCPEWLRKYIGYGMKELERKVVPDVHVSGKEEHGTLILSCHVYGFYPNTIAVNWMKGGEIRDQETEWGRIVPNSDGTFHTWARIEALPEEWEQYRCRVEHPGMLEPGIFAWEPTSGMNLAVVIAVSVIAAILVLVLIGFGVWRLQSGKRDGNGYNPPAGRDMEMNG; encoded by the exons ATGGGTCCAGCGCTGCCTCTGGGGCTCCTcttggggctgcaggggatCCTGGGGGACCCGGGCGGCCCGACAAGAG ttctccatTCCCTGCGTTACCTGTCTGTGGCGGTGTCAGAGCCCAGCCCGGGGGTCCCCCAGTTCATGGAATTGGGGTTGGTGGACGGGATCCCCTTCACGCGCTACGACAGCGAGCGGGGCCGGAAAGTGCCGCTGACGCGGTGGatggaggagggagctgagccGGGATATTGGGAGAGCCAGACCCAGATCTGTCAGGTGAACCAGCATGTGCGTGTGGAGGACCTGAAGACGCTGCGGCACCGGTACAACCAGAGCGGGG GTCTCCACACCATACAGTTGCTTTCCGGCTGTGACCTCCTGTCTGACGGGAGTGTCCGTGGATCCGAGCGGTTCGGCTACGATGGGCGGGATTTCATCTCCTTCGAGCTGGGATCCAAGAGCTTCGTGGCGGCTGACGACGCTGCTGAGATCACACGGAGGCGCTGGGAAGATGAGAACGTGGCTGAGGGGCGGGAGAATAGCCTGAAACATGTCTGCCCAGAATGGCTCCGGAAATACATTGGATACGGGATGAAAGAGCTGGAGCGCAAAG TGGTCCCTGACGTCCATGTGTCCGGGAAAGAGGAACACGGGACACTGATCCTATCCTGCCACGTGTACGGATTCTATCCCAACACCATCGCAGTCAACTGGATGAAGGGGGGTGAAATCCGGGATCAGGAGACAGAGTGGGGCAGGATCGTTCCCAACAGCGACGGCACCTTCCACACCTGGGCCAGGATCGAGGCGCTGCCGGAGGAGTGGGAGCAGTACCGGTGCCGGGTGGAGCATCCCGGAATGCTGGAACCCGGGATCTTCGCTTGGG AGCCAACATCTGGCATGAATCTCGCTGTGGTGATCGCTGTGTCCGTCATTGCTGCCATCCTCGTCCTTGTCCTCATTGGATTCGGTGTCTGGAGGCTCCAATCCG GGAAGAGGGACGGGAATGGATACAACCCGCCAGCCG GAAGGGACATGGAAATGAATGGCTGA